The following are encoded together in the Anaerostipes caccae L1-92 genome:
- the nth gene encoding endonuclease III has protein sequence MAKVSKRVTKERVRKICDILNETYTTEYKCYLNHENAWQLLIATMLSAQCTDARVNIVTEKLFKKYTSLEAFARADIRELERDIYSTGFYKNKAKNIIGAAGQIIERHGGEVPESIEELTALDGVGRKTANVIRGNIFHEPSIVVDTHVKRISKKLYLTKNDDPVKIEHDLMKVLPKEQWILYNIQIITHGRNVCIARRPKCGECTLQSVCPSCEV, from the coding sequence ATGGCGAAAGTATCCAAAAGAGTAACAAAGGAACGAGTGAGAAAGATCTGTGATATTCTGAACGAGACTTATACGACAGAATACAAATGTTATTTAAACCATGAAAATGCATGGCAGCTGCTGATTGCGACGATGCTAAGCGCACAGTGTACGGATGCCAGAGTCAATATTGTGACAGAAAAGCTGTTTAAAAAATATACGAGTTTAGAGGCATTTGCCCGGGCAGATATCAGGGAACTTGAGAGAGATATTTATTCCACAGGATTTTATAAGAATAAAGCGAAAAACATCATCGGAGCCGCGGGCCAGATCATTGAGCGGCACGGAGGGGAAGTGCCGGAGAGCATTGAGGAGCTGACCGCTCTGGACGGAGTGGGAAGAAAGACTGCCAATGTAATTCGGGGAAATATCTTCCATGAGCCGAGCATCGTGGTGGATACCCATGTAAAAAGGATCTCCAAAAAATTATATTTGACAAAGAACGACGATCCGGTGAAAATAGAGCACGATTTGATGAAGGTGCTGCCGAAAGAGCAGTGGATTCTCTACAATATTCAGATCATTACCCACGGAAGGAACGTCTGTATCGCCAGACGGCCGAAATGCGGGGAATGTACCCTTCAGAGCGTCTGCCCTTCATGTGAGGTATAG
- a CDS encoding VanW family protein — protein MSKRMKAGIAAGILAVICIGIFVYISQTVKGATKDHKIVQGVIFEGKSLGGMTKEEAKKEIEDYIEKEQAKDITFYVDGKKAVTKLSKTGVAWDVEKTVKDAYDVGRSGSIINRYSQVKKDKIIVKIERSYDQKIFDRELDSAAKKIVSEPKNASLKRKNGKFIIIKEKTGYALDKKSTFKAYKKQVEAESFKVPLKVTRKKAEYTSEDMAKVKDKLGTKTTYYGSSAPGRKGNVANGAKMINGTVVYPGETFSVYKAVSPFTSENGYYLAGSYENGQTVQTYGGGICQVSTTLYNAVIRAELKIKERHPHSMTVSYVPRSADAAIAGTYKDLKFENQYDFPIYIEGIADGSNITFSVYGQKTNPNRHVEFVSETTSVRNSSGEKAIKDPTLEEGKRVVEQVGHTGYTAKLWKIVKEKGKKTQKILFNTSSYMATPNTVRVGTKKKDKDKDKKKKDTDKKKKDSKPTEKSTEKSTEKKKTPAKKSTEKKSTQAAQTSKEN, from the coding sequence ATGTCAAAAAGAATGAAAGCCGGCATTGCTGCCGGGATTTTAGCCGTCATCTGCATTGGTATATTTGTATATATCAGTCAGACGGTAAAAGGGGCTACCAAAGATCATAAAATAGTCCAAGGGGTTATATTTGAAGGGAAATCCCTTGGAGGAATGACGAAAGAAGAAGCGAAAAAAGAAATTGAAGATTATATAGAGAAAGAACAGGCAAAGGATATTACATTCTATGTGGACGGCAAGAAAGCGGTGACGAAACTTTCAAAGACAGGTGTTGCGTGGGATGTGGAGAAAACAGTAAAGGATGCCTATGACGTGGGACGTTCGGGAAGCATTATAAACCGCTATTCCCAGGTCAAGAAAGACAAGATAATCGTAAAGATTGAGCGCAGCTATGACCAGAAGATATTTGACAGGGAACTGGACTCTGCGGCGAAAAAGATTGTCTCAGAGCCCAAAAATGCATCTTTAAAGAGAAAGAACGGAAAGTTTATCATCATAAAAGAAAAGACAGGGTATGCGCTGGACAAAAAGAGTACGTTTAAGGCGTACAAAAAGCAGGTTGAGGCGGAAAGTTTCAAAGTACCTCTGAAAGTTACAAGGAAAAAGGCGGAGTATACCAGCGAAGACATGGCAAAAGTCAAAGATAAGCTGGGGACAAAGACAACCTATTACGGATCTTCCGCACCGGGGAGAAAAGGAAATGTTGCCAACGGCGCAAAGATGATCAACGGAACAGTTGTATATCCGGGAGAAACTTTTTCCGTGTACAAAGCGGTTTCTCCGTTTACGAGCGAGAATGGCTATTACCTGGCAGGCTCTTATGAGAACGGCCAGACAGTGCAGACTTACGGAGGAGGAATCTGCCAGGTCTCTACGACACTTTACAATGCGGTGATCCGGGCGGAGTTAAAGATCAAAGAACGCCACCCTCATTCTATGACCGTATCCTATGTGCCAAGATCTGCCGATGCAGCCATCGCCGGAACTTATAAGGATCTGAAGTTTGAGAACCAGTATGACTTCCCTATATATATAGAAGGAATTGCCGACGGTTCTAATATCACGTTCAGCGTCTACGGACAGAAAACCAATCCGAACCGGCACGTGGAGTTTGTCTCTGAGACGACTTCAGTGAGAAACAGTTCCGGAGAGAAAGCGATCAAGGACCCGACACTGGAAGAAGGGAAACGGGTTGTAGAACAGGTCGGGCATACCGGCTACACTGCGAAGCTTTGGAAGATCGTTAAGGAAAAGGGTAAGAAGACACAGAAGATTCTGTTCAATACGTCCAGCTATATGGCGACTCCGAACACGGTGCGAGTAGGAACCAAGAAGAAAGATAAGGACAAAGACAAGAAGAAAAAAGACACAGATAAGAAAAAGAAAGACAGCAAGCCGACTGAAAAATCAACGGAGAAATCCACAGAGAAGAAAAAGACTCCTGCGAAGAAATCCACAGAGAAGAAGAGTACTCAGGCAGCTCAAACATCCAAAGAGAATTGA
- the malQ gene encoding 4-alpha-glucanotransferase, with protein MKSCGILLPIFSLPSSYGIGCFSKEAYQFVDFLKSTGQSYWQILPLGTIGEGNSPYLSYSSFAGSVLYIDLEQLQAEGLLTPEECDGWEFADGEDKVDYDRVFMSREILLWIAYSRFRGGKDYEDFKHVHKEWLDDFCRYMDLKQPGKGREYFCFVQYKFLSQWLKLKQYANANGISIIGDLPFYVAKEGADFLAHPEMFQLDEQGEPRVQGGCPPDAFAENGQLWSNPVYDWEYHRSTGYDWWMKRLSHNFLLYDVLRLDHFRGFDEYFVIPADAETAAGGRWEKGPGLEFFTALKERVGDVKIIAEDLGFLTDSVRELQKEIGYPGMKILEFAFGAWDDSAYLPHKYEENCVVYTGTHDNDTVLGWYGDMPEADKNFLHHYLDHSTIVRTGEVNLDLISLALESRGNTVIIPLQDYLGLGSRARINTPSTVGDNWEWRVTKEQLNSELRKTILTLHDRYRSEETIGGNS; from the coding sequence ATGAAATCTTGTGGTATTTTGCTGCCTATCTTCAGCCTGCCGTCTTCATACGGCATCGGGTGCTTTTCTAAAGAAGCCTACCAGTTTGTAGACTTTCTGAAATCAACAGGCCAGTCTTACTGGCAGATCCTGCCTTTGGGTACGATCGGGGAGGGGAACTCTCCATATTTATCCTATTCAAGCTTTGCGGGAAGCGTCTTATATATTGACTTAGAGCAGCTCCAGGCAGAAGGCCTTCTGACTCCTGAGGAATGTGACGGCTGGGAGTTTGCGGACGGCGAGGACAAAGTAGACTATGACAGAGTCTTTATGTCCAGGGAGATCCTGCTCTGGATCGCATACAGCCGCTTCCGCGGAGGAAAAGACTACGAAGATTTCAAACATGTCCACAAAGAGTGGCTGGATGACTTCTGCAGATATATGGATTTAAAACAGCCGGGAAAAGGGAGAGAGTATTTTTGCTTTGTTCAGTACAAGTTTTTGAGCCAGTGGCTGAAGCTGAAACAGTATGCCAATGCAAACGGCATCAGTATCATTGGAGACCTGCCATTCTATGTGGCAAAGGAAGGCGCCGATTTTCTGGCACATCCGGAAATGTTTCAGCTTGACGAACAGGGAGAGCCGAGAGTTCAGGGAGGATGCCCTCCGGATGCTTTTGCGGAGAACGGCCAGCTCTGGTCAAATCCTGTCTATGACTGGGAGTATCACAGGAGTACAGGATATGACTGGTGGATGAAGCGGTTAAGCCACAACTTCCTCTTATATGACGTGCTGAGGCTGGATCACTTCCGGGGCTTTGATGAATACTTTGTCATTCCGGCAGATGCCGAGACAGCAGCAGGAGGCAGATGGGAAAAAGGGCCGGGGCTGGAATTTTTCACGGCATTAAAAGAGAGAGTCGGGGATGTGAAGATCATCGCGGAGGATCTCGGTTTTCTCACAGATTCTGTGAGAGAGCTGCAAAAGGAGATCGGTTATCCGGGAATGAAAATACTGGAATTTGCCTTTGGGGCATGGGATGACAGTGCGTATCTGCCGCACAAATATGAAGAAAATTGTGTGGTTTACACGGGAACCCATGATAATGATACGGTCCTCGGATGGTATGGTGACATGCCGGAGGCAGATAAAAATTTCCTGCATCACTATTTAGACCACAGCACGATTGTGCGCACCGGAGAGGTGAACCTGGATCTGATTTCTCTGGCCCTTGAGAGCAGAGGAAATACAGTGATCATTCCGCTTCAGGATTATCTGGGGCTCGGAAGCCGGGCCAGGATCAATACGCCTTCCACGGTGGGGGACAACTGGGAGTGGAGAGTCACAAAAGAGCAGCTGAACAGTGAACTGAGGAAAACGATCCTCACACTGCATGACCGCTACCGGTCAGAAGAAACTATCGGAGGAAACTCATAA
- a CDS encoding TetR/AcrR family transcriptional regulator — MSKVEENKKRKKTALLDTAYHLFTQNGYQKTSISDIVSQAGVAKGTFYLYFKDKTDIRYKLIAHRAGLIFKKAYRDLERADIRLFEDKIVFLADNIIDQLYRNPTLLKLISKHLGWGIFKNAINEPMDGDYENIYEAYMNLMKESGREFEEPETMIYLIVELISGSCYNAILFGQPVTLEQLKPFLYKTIRSIIKNHQK; from the coding sequence AAAGAAAACAGCGCTGCTTGACACGGCATATCACCTCTTTACACAAAATGGCTATCAGAAGACATCAATCTCGGATATTGTAAGCCAGGCAGGGGTTGCCAAGGGGACATTTTATCTTTATTTTAAGGATAAGACAGATATCCGTTATAAGCTGATCGCACACCGGGCCGGACTGATTTTTAAAAAGGCTTACAGGGATCTGGAACGAGCTGATATCCGGCTGTTTGAAGACAAAATCGTGTTTTTGGCAGACAATATTATTGATCAGCTGTACCGGAATCCCACACTCCTGAAACTGATCTCCAAACATCTGGGATGGGGCATCTTTAAAAATGCGATCAATGAACCGATGGACGGAGACTATGAAAATATATATGAAGCTTATATGAATCTGATGAAGGAATCCGGAAGGGAATTTGAGGAGCCGGAGACAATGATCTACCTGATCGTGGAATTGATTTCCGGAAGCTGTTACAATGCAATTCTGTTCGGACAGCCCGTCACACTGGAGCAGTTAAAGCCGTTTTTGTATAAAACGATCCGCAGTATTATAAAAAATCATCAAAAATAG
- a CDS encoding PolC-type DNA polymerase III, whose product MREYVAFDLETTGLSVEEDQVIEIGAVKVKNGKIAGKYNCIIYPEREVSDFIIRLTGITRKMLDGGIPMREGVEGFLAFSEGYPVLGHNLMFDYRFMKTAAKRFRYAFEKEGVDTLRAARLLLRGLESKKLSSLCEHYHYVNQAAHRAYDDALATAVVFESMKREFGEDQKVFVPEPLQYRPKKLQMITAKQKRYLNELRKYHKIEDNDSIDGLTMSEASRTIDEIISKYGVMR is encoded by the coding sequence ATGAGAGAGTACGTTGCCTTTGACCTGGAAACCACAGGACTTTCCGTGGAGGAAGACCAGGTGATCGAGATCGGGGCGGTGAAGGTCAAAAACGGCAAGATTGCCGGAAAATACAACTGTATTATCTATCCGGAGCGGGAAGTGTCAGATTTTATCATCCGGCTGACAGGGATCACGAGGAAGATGCTGGACGGCGGAATCCCCATGCGCGAAGGCGTGGAGGGTTTCCTCGCATTCAGCGAGGGTTATCCGGTGCTGGGACATAATCTGATGTTTGACTACCGGTTCATGAAAACTGCGGCAAAGAGATTTCGTTATGCTTTTGAAAAAGAAGGTGTTGATACCCTCAGGGCCGCCCGGCTGCTGCTTCGCGGGCTGGAGAGCAAAAAGCTTTCGAGTCTCTGTGAGCATTATCACTATGTCAATCAGGCGGCTCACAGGGCCTATGACGATGCACTGGCAACCGCGGTTGTATTTGAGTCCATGAAGAGAGAATTCGGAGAGGACCAGAAGGTCTTTGTTCCGGAACCGCTTCAGTACCGTCCCAAAAAACTCCAGATGATCACGGCAAAGCAAAAACGGTACTTGAACGAACTGAGGAAATATCATAAAATAGAGGATAACGACAGCATAGACGGACTGACAATGAGTGAAGCTTCCAGGACAATAGACGAGATTATTTCAAAATATGGGGTGATGCGATGA